The following proteins come from a genomic window of Manduca sexta isolate Smith_Timp_Sample1 chromosome 6, JHU_Msex_v1.0, whole genome shotgun sequence:
- the LOC119193766 gene encoding leucine-rich repeat-containing protein 71-like isoform X4: protein MKPGLSQSMRSIRSAYSTLNYEENRVLNFDEYMVMACKKFACAYPIIIKKDIQDDPYKSSKRSECGKSAKQLAKISITKSNVDVYTIHELSKMLPLSYVTEVCLDQTHLAEANYAILLNTSHLRTLSLSRCLINDEVSKLLASKLHYMASAETGLIALNLSSNHITDLGAKYFADALRTNRHLRYLNLADNRIGDEGAYHILDILMEFPLTYEEIVKKRRRYLEYLKMRRALFYKAYHEWDCKSVDESQASKKSMPKKRRISATSLKNKAITKKDKPTKQSFTDEYAFCKADMLSGEMIGPFLDPFGPKFSKIKDNYTYCTGNMCLSYLNLAYNNLTYQTLKKLHNVVLYQSVNKKMGMQGLIKIVIDGNFMPATSPEIRMINELISKNISAFGSKAQSEYGKRNKGTPRISVLPERNIEK from the exons atgaaACCTGGGCTATCTCAATCTATGCGATCGATTCGATCTGCTTATAGTACACTAAATTATGAGGAGAACCGTGTGTTAAATTTTGATGAATACATGGTCATGGCCTGCAAGAAATTTGCTTGTGCATACCCTATAATCATCAAAAAGGACATACAAG aTGACCCTTACAAATCTAGCAAACGTAGCGAATGCGGAAAATCCGCGAAG CAACTAGCAAAAATCTCCATAACTAAATCTAATGTCGATGTTTACACTATCCATGAATTGAGCAAGATGTTGCCTCTATCTTACGTCACAGAAGTTTGTTTAGATCAAACGCATCTCGCGGAAGCCAATTATGCCATACTTTTAAATACTTCGCACCTCAGAACTTTATCTTTAAGTAGATGTCTTATAAACGATGAAGTTAGCAAATTGTTAGcatcaaaattacattacatgGCATCAGCTGAAACTGGTTTAATTGCTTTAAATCTATCCTCAAATCACATAACTGATTTGGGAGCGAAATATTTTGCAGATGCTTTAAGGACCAATAGACATTTACGCTATTTGAACTTGGCTGATAATCGTATTGGTGACGAAGGTGCATATCATATACTAGATATTTTGATGGAATTTCCACTAACTTACGAggaaatagtaaaaaaacgCAGACGGTATTTAGAATACTTAAAAATGAGAAGAGCTTTGTTCTATAAAGCTTACCATGAATGGGACTGCAAATCGGTCGACGAAAGTCAAGCAAGCAAAAAATCAATGCCTAAGAAACGAAGAATCTCGGCAACTtcgttgaaaaataaagcaattacaAAGAAAGATAAACCTACAAAGCAAAGTTTTACTGATGAATACGCGTTTTGTAAAGCGGACATGTTATCTGGTGAGATGATAGGTCCGTTCTTGGATCCTTTTGGGCCTAAGTTTTCCAAAATCAAAGATAATTATACGTATTGTACTGGTAATATGTGTTTGAGCTATTTGAATTTGGCGTATAATAATTTAACGTATCAAACTCTGAAGAAATTACATAACGTGGTGCTATATCAAAGCGTCAATAAGAAAATGGGAATGCAAGGCTtgattaaaatagttattgATGGGAATTTCATGCCGGCAACATCTCCAGAAATTCGTATGATTAATGAATTGATCAGTAAGAACATTTCTGCTTTTGGTAGTAAGGCACAATCAGAATATGGAAAGAGGAATAAAGGTACGCCTAGAATATCTGTGTTACCAGaaagaaatatagaaaaataa
- the LOC119193792 gene encoding spidroin-2-like: protein MTTFVGLWTPWHRSSLHLALTVLDEPFVHKDLATCTHVFVRNDQVVPPLTPPYDGPYEVIKRYDKYFKIKLPLRSAVISLDRLKPAYICTETIEETADLSFRQSNQPYVTRSGECGCNLTPRTWSAKCLSNRTNQDVLLALAAAQSGYEYNRPGKPFGPGSTSSRPGYSTAQSGGFSTTTSYPIRPSSDDYSSSTQGYPSGPSGYPSSPGYPGSTSQRPLSGYPGGSYPGQGGPGQGPSGPGGYPGQSGPSYPGQGPSGPGGYPGQGPRGPSGYPGQTGSFPGQGGRGPGSFPGSGFPGSGSPGFAPGSPGFGPGGPGFGPGSGFGPGSPGFGPEDTGAYPGGDYSAIPGTPDIDYPIYSDVPQTSFNCESQAYPGYYADVETRCQAFHVCSNNKTYDFLCPNGTIFSQEVFVCVWWDQFDCNSAPGLYGLNANLYDYSIIGSPGNYPQGPQGSYPGSSGLQRPGSGYPGGPGTQRPGGSYPGGFGPQGPGYPGSGPQGPSSGYPGGSGPTSPGYPGSGPGSSYPGSSGQGPSTAYPGTSSGYPGSGSYPGSPGPQGPSTAYPGTSGTRGPSYPGSSGPGYPGSGSYPGSSSSSYPGGSSGYPSGRPSGPGFPAGPGGRPQQPNREYLPPRN, encoded by the exons ATGACTACATTCGTCGGCTTATGGACACCATGGCATCGCTCAAGTCTACATCTTGCTCTAACAGTACTGGACGAGCCGTTCGTGCACAAAGACCTGGCAACGTGCACACATGTTTTCGTGCGAAACGATCAAGTTGTTCCTCCGCTGACTCCGCCCTACGACGGCCCTTACGAAGTTATCAAGCGTTACGACAAATACTTTAAGATCAAGTTACCGCTTCGTTCAGCTGTGATATCGCTAGACAGGCTTAAGCCAGCCTACATCTGCACTGAAACGATCGAGGAGACAGCCGACCTTAGTTTTCGACAGTCTAACCAGCCCTACGTCACCAGATCCGGAGAGTG TGGGTGCAATCTCACACCGCGTACATGGAGCGCAAAATGTCTGTCCAATCGAACAAACCAAGACG TGCTACTGGCTCTAGCAGCCGCTCAAAGTGGTTACGAATACAACAGACCAGGGAAACCGTTCGGTCCAGGATCGACGTCCAGCCGACCGGGATACTCAACAGCACAATCAGGTGGCTTCTCAACTACCACCTCTTACCCCATAAGACCATCAAGCGATGACTACTCCAGCTCTACTCAAGGATACCCATCTGGACCCTCCGGATACCCAAGTAGTCCAGGATATCCAGGATCGACCAGTCAACGGCCTCTATCTGGCTACCCGGGAGGATCATACCCAGGCCAGGGTGGCCCCGGGCAAGGACCTAGTGGACCAGGAGGTTATCCAGGTCAAAGTGGACCCTCGTATCCAGGGCAAGGACCAAGTGGACCCGGAGGCTATCCTGGACAAGGACCTCGTGGGCCTTCAGGCTATCCGGGACAAACCGGATCGTTTCCCGGGCAAGGCGGGAGGGGACCCGGTAGTTTCCCCGGTTCAGGATTCCCAGGATCGGGATCGCCTGGTTTTGCTCCAGGTTCTCCAGGCTTCGGGCCAGGAGGACCAGGATTCGGACCAGGTTCTGGATTTGGTCCTGGATCGCCTGGGTTTGGACCTGAAGATACTGGAGCTTATCCTGGTGGCGACTACTCTGCTATCCCTGGTACACCAGACATTGATTATCCAATCTATTCTGACGTCCCTCAAACTTCTTTCAACTGTGAATCTCAAGCTTACCCTGGATATTATGCCGATGTAGAAACTCGTTGTCAAGCCTTCCATGTGTGCTCTAATAACAAAACCTACGACTTTCTCTGCCCTAATGGTACTATCTTCTCACAAGAAGTATTCGTATGCGTCTGGTGGGACCAATTTGACTGCAACTCCGCTCCTGGACTCTATGGTCTCAATGCCAATCTTTATGACTATTCTATAATTGGATCTCCTGGTAATTATCCTCAAGGACCTCAAGGAAGTTATCCAGGCAGTTCGGGACTTCAAAGGCCGGGGTCTGGTTACCCGGGAGGCCCTGGAACTCAAAGACCCGGTGGGTCCTACCCGGGAGGCTTTGGACCCCAAGGGCCTGGTTACCCTGGCTCTGGACCTCAAGGACCGTCTAGTGGCTACCCTGGAGGTTCCGGACCTACCTCCCCAGGCTACCCTGGATCAGGACCAGGATCTTCTTATCCAGGCAGCTCTGGCCAAGGACCATCTACTGCTTATCCAGGAACAAGTTCAGGCTATCCAGGCAGTGGATCCTATCCAGGAAGTCCAGGACCACAAGGACCATCAACAGCATACCCCGGGACTAGTGGCACACGAGGACCATCATATCCAGGAAGTTCCGGGCCAGGTTATCCTGGTTCAGGTTCCTACCCAGGATCCAGTTCCTCGAGCTATCCAGGCGGAAGTAGTGGCTACCCGTCAGGAAGACCAAGCGGTCCTGGTTTCCCTGCCGGTCCCGGTGGAAGACCACAGCAGCCTAACAGAGAATACCTCCCACCTAGAAACTGA
- the LOC119193766 gene encoding leucine-rich repeat-containing protein 71-like isoform X1, whose amino-acid sequence MKPGLSQSMRSIRSAYSTLNYEENRVLNFDEYMVMACKKFACAYPIIIKKDIQGDDPYKSSKRSECGKSAKVCIVTQFVNEDLLADLEKGSALTHPSVTMPLNLIHEEMIPIDTLYNNMNQIVEIGIHKVKHVHRIVIQLICLIAPYFQQLAKISITKSNVDVYTIHELSKMLPLSYVTEVCLDQTHLAEANYAILLNTSHLRTLSLSRCLINDEVSKLLASKLHYMASAETGLIALNLSSNHITDLGAKYFADALRTNRHLRYLNLADNRIGDEGAYHILDILMEFPLTYEEIVKKRRRYLEYLKMRRALFYKAYHEWDCKSVDESQASKKSMPKKRRISATSLKNKAITKKDKPTKQSFTDEYAFCKADMLSGEMIGPFLDPFGPKFSKIKDNYTYCTGNMCLSYLNLAYNNLTYQTLKKLHNVVLYQSVNKKMGMQGLIKIVIDGNFMPATSPEIRMINELISKNISAFGSKAQSEYGKRNKGTPRISVLPERNIEK is encoded by the exons atgaaACCTGGGCTATCTCAATCTATGCGATCGATTCGATCTGCTTATAGTACACTAAATTATGAGGAGAACCGTGTGTTAAATTTTGATGAATACATGGTCATGGCCTGCAAGAAATTTGCTTGTGCATACCCTATAATCATCAAAAAGGACATACAAGGtg aTGACCCTTACAAATCTAGCAAACGTAGCGAATGCGGAAAATCCGCGAAGGTATGTATTGTGACACAATTCGTGAATGAAGATCTTCTTGCTGATCTAGAAAAGGGTAGTGCCTTAACTCACCCATCTGTTACAATGCCTCTTAATTTAATACACGAAGAAATGATACCAATAGACACTTTATACAATAACATGAATCAAATTGTCGAGATAGGAATACATAAAGTAAAACATGTTCATCGCATAGTTATACAACTGATATGCTTAATAGCCCCTTATTTTCAGCAACTAGCAAAAATCTCCATAACTAAATCTAATGTCGATGTTTACACTATCCATGAATTGAGCAAGATGTTGCCTCTATCTTACGTCACAGAAGTTTGTTTAGATCAAACGCATCTCGCGGAAGCCAATTATGCCATACTTTTAAATACTTCGCACCTCAGAACTTTATCTTTAAGTAGATGTCTTATAAACGATGAAGTTAGCAAATTGTTAGcatcaaaattacattacatgGCATCAGCTGAAACTGGTTTAATTGCTTTAAATCTATCCTCAAATCACATAACTGATTTGGGAGCGAAATATTTTGCAGATGCTTTAAGGACCAATAGACATTTACGCTATTTGAACTTGGCTGATAATCGTATTGGTGACGAAGGTGCATATCATATACTAGATATTTTGATGGAATTTCCACTAACTTACGAggaaatagtaaaaaaacgCAGACGGTATTTAGAATACTTAAAAATGAGAAGAGCTTTGTTCTATAAAGCTTACCATGAATGGGACTGCAAATCGGTCGACGAAAGTCAAGCAAGCAAAAAATCAATGCCTAAGAAACGAAGAATCTCGGCAACTtcgttgaaaaataaagcaattacaAAGAAAGATAAACCTACAAAGCAAAGTTTTACTGATGAATACGCGTTTTGTAAAGCGGACATGTTATCTGGTGAGATGATAGGTCCGTTCTTGGATCCTTTTGGGCCTAAGTTTTCCAAAATCAAAGATAATTATACGTATTGTACTGGTAATATGTGTTTGAGCTATTTGAATTTGGCGTATAATAATTTAACGTATCAAACTCTGAAGAAATTACATAACGTGGTGCTATATCAAAGCGTCAATAAGAAAATGGGAATGCAAGGCTtgattaaaatagttattgATGGGAATTTCATGCCGGCAACATCTCCAGAAATTCGTATGATTAATGAATTGATCAGTAAGAACATTTCTGCTTTTGGTAGTAAGGCACAATCAGAATATGGAAAGAGGAATAAAGGTACGCCTAGAATATCTGTGTTACCAGaaagaaatatagaaaaataa
- the LOC119193766 gene encoding leucine-rich repeat-containing protein 71-like isoform X2: MKPGLSQSMRSIRSAYSTLNYEENRVLNFDEYMVMACKKFACAYPIIIKKDIQDDPYKSSKRSECGKSAKVCIVTQFVNEDLLADLEKGSALTHPSVTMPLNLIHEEMIPIDTLYNNMNQIVEIGIHKVKHVHRIVIQLICLIAPYFQQLAKISITKSNVDVYTIHELSKMLPLSYVTEVCLDQTHLAEANYAILLNTSHLRTLSLSRCLINDEVSKLLASKLHYMASAETGLIALNLSSNHITDLGAKYFADALRTNRHLRYLNLADNRIGDEGAYHILDILMEFPLTYEEIVKKRRRYLEYLKMRRALFYKAYHEWDCKSVDESQASKKSMPKKRRISATSLKNKAITKKDKPTKQSFTDEYAFCKADMLSGEMIGPFLDPFGPKFSKIKDNYTYCTGNMCLSYLNLAYNNLTYQTLKKLHNVVLYQSVNKKMGMQGLIKIVIDGNFMPATSPEIRMINELISKNISAFGSKAQSEYGKRNKGTPRISVLPERNIEK, from the exons atgaaACCTGGGCTATCTCAATCTATGCGATCGATTCGATCTGCTTATAGTACACTAAATTATGAGGAGAACCGTGTGTTAAATTTTGATGAATACATGGTCATGGCCTGCAAGAAATTTGCTTGTGCATACCCTATAATCATCAAAAAGGACATACAAG aTGACCCTTACAAATCTAGCAAACGTAGCGAATGCGGAAAATCCGCGAAGGTATGTATTGTGACACAATTCGTGAATGAAGATCTTCTTGCTGATCTAGAAAAGGGTAGTGCCTTAACTCACCCATCTGTTACAATGCCTCTTAATTTAATACACGAAGAAATGATACCAATAGACACTTTATACAATAACATGAATCAAATTGTCGAGATAGGAATACATAAAGTAAAACATGTTCATCGCATAGTTATACAACTGATATGCTTAATAGCCCCTTATTTTCAGCAACTAGCAAAAATCTCCATAACTAAATCTAATGTCGATGTTTACACTATCCATGAATTGAGCAAGATGTTGCCTCTATCTTACGTCACAGAAGTTTGTTTAGATCAAACGCATCTCGCGGAAGCCAATTATGCCATACTTTTAAATACTTCGCACCTCAGAACTTTATCTTTAAGTAGATGTCTTATAAACGATGAAGTTAGCAAATTGTTAGcatcaaaattacattacatgGCATCAGCTGAAACTGGTTTAATTGCTTTAAATCTATCCTCAAATCACATAACTGATTTGGGAGCGAAATATTTTGCAGATGCTTTAAGGACCAATAGACATTTACGCTATTTGAACTTGGCTGATAATCGTATTGGTGACGAAGGTGCATATCATATACTAGATATTTTGATGGAATTTCCACTAACTTACGAggaaatagtaaaaaaacgCAGACGGTATTTAGAATACTTAAAAATGAGAAGAGCTTTGTTCTATAAAGCTTACCATGAATGGGACTGCAAATCGGTCGACGAAAGTCAAGCAAGCAAAAAATCAATGCCTAAGAAACGAAGAATCTCGGCAACTtcgttgaaaaataaagcaattacaAAGAAAGATAAACCTACAAAGCAAAGTTTTACTGATGAATACGCGTTTTGTAAAGCGGACATGTTATCTGGTGAGATGATAGGTCCGTTCTTGGATCCTTTTGGGCCTAAGTTTTCCAAAATCAAAGATAATTATACGTATTGTACTGGTAATATGTGTTTGAGCTATTTGAATTTGGCGTATAATAATTTAACGTATCAAACTCTGAAGAAATTACATAACGTGGTGCTATATCAAAGCGTCAATAAGAAAATGGGAATGCAAGGCTtgattaaaatagttattgATGGGAATTTCATGCCGGCAACATCTCCAGAAATTCGTATGATTAATGAATTGATCAGTAAGAACATTTCTGCTTTTGGTAGTAAGGCACAATCAGAATATGGAAAGAGGAATAAAGGTACGCCTAGAATATCTGTGTTACCAGaaagaaatatagaaaaataa
- the LOC119193766 gene encoding leucine-rich repeat-containing protein 71-like isoform X3 has translation MKPGLSQSMRSIRSAYSTLNYEENRVLNFDEYMVMACKKFACAYPIIIKKDIQGDDPYKSSKRSECGKSAKQLAKISITKSNVDVYTIHELSKMLPLSYVTEVCLDQTHLAEANYAILLNTSHLRTLSLSRCLINDEVSKLLASKLHYMASAETGLIALNLSSNHITDLGAKYFADALRTNRHLRYLNLADNRIGDEGAYHILDILMEFPLTYEEIVKKRRRYLEYLKMRRALFYKAYHEWDCKSVDESQASKKSMPKKRRISATSLKNKAITKKDKPTKQSFTDEYAFCKADMLSGEMIGPFLDPFGPKFSKIKDNYTYCTGNMCLSYLNLAYNNLTYQTLKKLHNVVLYQSVNKKMGMQGLIKIVIDGNFMPATSPEIRMINELISKNISAFGSKAQSEYGKRNKGTPRISVLPERNIEK, from the exons atgaaACCTGGGCTATCTCAATCTATGCGATCGATTCGATCTGCTTATAGTACACTAAATTATGAGGAGAACCGTGTGTTAAATTTTGATGAATACATGGTCATGGCCTGCAAGAAATTTGCTTGTGCATACCCTATAATCATCAAAAAGGACATACAAGGtg aTGACCCTTACAAATCTAGCAAACGTAGCGAATGCGGAAAATCCGCGAAG CAACTAGCAAAAATCTCCATAACTAAATCTAATGTCGATGTTTACACTATCCATGAATTGAGCAAGATGTTGCCTCTATCTTACGTCACAGAAGTTTGTTTAGATCAAACGCATCTCGCGGAAGCCAATTATGCCATACTTTTAAATACTTCGCACCTCAGAACTTTATCTTTAAGTAGATGTCTTATAAACGATGAAGTTAGCAAATTGTTAGcatcaaaattacattacatgGCATCAGCTGAAACTGGTTTAATTGCTTTAAATCTATCCTCAAATCACATAACTGATTTGGGAGCGAAATATTTTGCAGATGCTTTAAGGACCAATAGACATTTACGCTATTTGAACTTGGCTGATAATCGTATTGGTGACGAAGGTGCATATCATATACTAGATATTTTGATGGAATTTCCACTAACTTACGAggaaatagtaaaaaaacgCAGACGGTATTTAGAATACTTAAAAATGAGAAGAGCTTTGTTCTATAAAGCTTACCATGAATGGGACTGCAAATCGGTCGACGAAAGTCAAGCAAGCAAAAAATCAATGCCTAAGAAACGAAGAATCTCGGCAACTtcgttgaaaaataaagcaattacaAAGAAAGATAAACCTACAAAGCAAAGTTTTACTGATGAATACGCGTTTTGTAAAGCGGACATGTTATCTGGTGAGATGATAGGTCCGTTCTTGGATCCTTTTGGGCCTAAGTTTTCCAAAATCAAAGATAATTATACGTATTGTACTGGTAATATGTGTTTGAGCTATTTGAATTTGGCGTATAATAATTTAACGTATCAAACTCTGAAGAAATTACATAACGTGGTGCTATATCAAAGCGTCAATAAGAAAATGGGAATGCAAGGCTtgattaaaatagttattgATGGGAATTTCATGCCGGCAACATCTCCAGAAATTCGTATGATTAATGAATTGATCAGTAAGAACATTTCTGCTTTTGGTAGTAAGGCACAATCAGAATATGGAAAGAGGAATAAAGGTACGCCTAGAATATCTGTGTTACCAGaaagaaatatagaaaaataa